A stretch of the Amycolatopsis sp. BJA-103 genome encodes the following:
- a CDS encoding PH-like domain-containing protein, translated as MSDRILLTLAVFAFFLVCVLLMWRGWRRKSRAQSVQVPPFAEIPAEPGDALIESTGVYISTTTAGHWQERVVTRGAGLRTGAVWRLHADGIAIERGGAPDFWIPRASVTGVRKDKGMAGKVMGIDALLVVTWLAGDVALDTGFRGDDVDDYPQWIEALQDTRNDIKGGA; from the coding sequence ATGAGCGACCGGATCCTGCTGACCCTGGCGGTCTTCGCCTTCTTCCTCGTCTGCGTCCTCCTGATGTGGCGCGGCTGGCGGCGGAAGTCCCGCGCGCAGAGCGTCCAGGTGCCGCCGTTCGCCGAGATCCCGGCGGAGCCCGGCGACGCGCTGATCGAGTCGACCGGCGTCTACATCAGCACGACGACGGCGGGGCACTGGCAAGAGCGGGTCGTCACCCGCGGCGCGGGCCTGCGCACCGGCGCGGTCTGGCGCCTGCACGCCGACGGCATCGCCATCGAACGCGGCGGCGCCCCGGACTTCTGGATCCCGCGCGCGTCGGTCACCGGCGTCCGCAAGGACAAGGGCATGGCCGGGAAGGTGATGGGCATCGACGCGCTGCTCGTCGTCACCTGGCTCGCCGGTGACGTCGCACTGGACACCGGATTCCGCGGCGACGACGTCGACGACTATCCACAGTGGATCGAAGCTTTGCAAGACACTCGCAACGACATCAAGGGAGGTGCCTGA
- the carA gene encoding glutamine-hydrolyzing carbamoyl-phosphate synthase small subunit: MSTTNGSRTPAALVLEDGRVFRGSAYGARGRSLGEAVFCTGMTGYQETLTDPSYHRQIVVQTAPQIGNTGWNDEDDESSRIWVSGYVVRDPARTPSNWRSKRTLDEELERQGVVGISEVDTRTLTRHLREQGAMRSGVFSGDALGSDEQMLAEVQGSPQMKGADLAGEVSTKQAYVVEAQGERKFRVAALDLGIKSNTPRMMAARGIEVHVLPSSSTVDELLAVEADGVFLSNGPGDPATTAHATELTKAVLQREIPLFGICFGNQILGRALGLGTYKMRYGHRGINIPVIDVATKRVAITAQNHGFALEGEPGQRFETPFGAAQISHYCPNDDTVEGVRAFDVPAFSVQYHPEAAAGPHDAAPLFDEFVALMEKAK, translated from the coding sequence ATGAGCACCACGAACGGTTCCAGGACCCCCGCCGCGCTGGTCCTGGAGGACGGCCGCGTGTTCCGCGGCTCCGCGTACGGCGCCCGTGGGCGGAGCCTGGGCGAGGCGGTGTTCTGCACCGGCATGACCGGCTACCAGGAGACGCTGACCGACCCCTCCTACCACCGGCAGATCGTGGTCCAGACCGCGCCGCAGATCGGCAACACCGGCTGGAACGACGAGGACGACGAGTCCTCGCGCATCTGGGTTTCCGGCTACGTCGTCCGAGACCCCGCGCGCACCCCGTCCAACTGGCGCTCGAAGCGAACGCTGGACGAGGAACTGGAGCGCCAGGGCGTCGTCGGGATCTCCGAAGTGGACACCCGCACGCTGACCCGGCACCTGCGCGAGCAGGGCGCCATGCGGTCCGGCGTCTTCTCGGGTGACGCGTTGGGCAGCGACGAGCAGATGCTCGCCGAGGTGCAGGGCAGCCCGCAGATGAAGGGCGCCGACCTCGCCGGCGAGGTCAGCACCAAGCAGGCATACGTGGTCGAGGCGCAGGGCGAGCGGAAGTTCCGCGTGGCCGCGCTGGACCTGGGCATCAAGTCCAACACCCCGCGCATGATGGCCGCGCGCGGCATCGAGGTGCACGTGCTGCCCTCGTCGTCCACTGTGGACGAACTGCTCGCGGTCGAGGCGGACGGCGTGTTCCTGTCCAACGGCCCGGGCGACCCGGCGACCACCGCGCACGCGACCGAGCTGACGAAAGCGGTGCTGCAGCGGGAAATCCCGCTGTTCGGCATCTGCTTCGGCAACCAGATCCTCGGCCGCGCGCTGGGACTGGGCACCTACAAGATGCGCTACGGCCACCGCGGGATCAACATCCCGGTGATCGACGTGGCGACGAAACGGGTCGCGATCACCGCGCAGAACCACGGATTCGCCCTCGAAGGCGAGCCGGGACAGCGGTTCGAGACGCCGTTCGGCGCCGCGCAGATCTCGCACTACTGCCCGAACGACGACACCGTCGAAGGTGTCCGCGCGTTCGACGTCCCCGCGTTCTCGGTGCAGTACCACCCCGAGGCCGCCGCCGGCCCGCACGACGCGGCCCCCCTGTTCGATGAGTTCGTCGCTTTGATGGAGAAGGCCAAGTAA
- the carB gene encoding carbamoyl-phosphate synthase large subunit, with translation MPKRTDIQHVLVIGSGPIVIGQAAEFDYSGTQACRVLREEGLRVSLVNSNPATIMTDPEFADATYIEPVTPDFVEKVIAEERPDAILATLGGQTALNCAVALHDRGVLEKYGVELIGADIDAIQRGEDRQKFKNIVADIGAETPRSRVCTTMDEVRATVAEVGLPVVIRPSFTMGGLGSGMAHTDEELERLASTGLDESPVTEVLIEESVLGWKEFELELMRDRHDNVVVVCSIENIDAMGVHTGDSVTVAPAMTLTDREYQHMRDVGIDVLRAVGVDTGGCNIQFAINPADGRMVVIEMNPRVSRSSALASKATGFPIAKIAAKLAIGYTLDEIRNDITGETPAAFEPTLDYVVVKVPRFAFEKFPGADPTLTTTMKSVGEAMSFGRSFPEALGKALRSIDTKATGFWTRPDPEGATLESILDALRTPHDGRIYEVERALRFGGTVEQIHEASGIDPWFIDQIALIGEVGSEVRDAQVLDEPLLRRAKRTGLSDRQIAALRPELAGEDGVRALRRRLGVRPVYKTVDTCAAEFAAKTPYHYSAYETDPAAQSEITAQTEKPKVLILGSGPNRIGQGIEFDYSCVHAAIALREAGFEAVMVNCNPETVSTDYDTSDRLYFEPLSFEDVLEVVNAEQESGTVAGVIVQLGGQTPLSLAKRLADAGVPVIGTSPDAIHLAEDRGAFGEVLTDAGLPAPKYGTATSFEGAKRIADKIGYPVLVRPSYVLGGRGMEIVYDEESLAGYIHRATEVTPEHPVLVDRFLDDAIEIDVDALFDGDDLFLGGVMEHIEEAGIHSGDSSCALPPITLGRTDIETVRRSTEAIARGVGVRGLLNVQYALKDDVLYVLEANPRASRTVPFVSKATAVPLAKAAALIMTGSSIKDLRESGVLPAEGDGGRMPADSPVAVKEAVLPFHRFRTPEGHGVDSLLGPEMKSTGEVMGVDVSFGKAFAKSQAGAYGSLPTSGKVFVSVANRDKRSLVFPVKRLADLGFEILATSGTAEVLRRNGIACTVVRKHYEGSAEGEQNVVDVILSGEVQMVINTPYGNSGPRIDGYEIRTAAVSRDIPCITTVQGAAAAVHGIEAVIKGDIGVRSLQSLQAALKAKA, from the coding sequence ATGCCGAAGAGGACAGACATCCAGCACGTGCTGGTGATCGGCTCCGGGCCGATCGTGATCGGCCAGGCGGCGGAGTTCGACTACTCCGGCACCCAGGCCTGCCGCGTACTCCGCGAAGAGGGACTGCGCGTCTCGCTGGTGAACTCGAACCCGGCGACCATCATGACCGACCCCGAGTTCGCCGACGCGACCTACATCGAGCCGGTCACGCCGGACTTCGTCGAGAAGGTCATCGCCGAGGAGCGCCCCGACGCGATCCTCGCGACGCTGGGCGGGCAGACGGCGCTGAACTGCGCTGTCGCCCTGCACGACCGCGGTGTCCTGGAGAAGTACGGCGTCGAGCTGATCGGTGCCGACATCGACGCCATCCAGCGCGGCGAGGACCGGCAGAAGTTCAAGAACATCGTCGCCGACATCGGCGCCGAGACCCCGCGCAGCCGCGTCTGCACCACGATGGACGAGGTCCGCGCGACCGTCGCCGAGGTCGGCCTCCCGGTCGTCATCCGGCCGTCGTTCACCATGGGCGGGCTCGGCTCGGGCATGGCGCACACCGACGAGGAGCTGGAGCGGCTCGCTTCCACCGGTCTCGACGAGTCGCCGGTCACCGAGGTGCTCATCGAGGAGAGCGTCCTCGGCTGGAAGGAGTTCGAACTCGAGCTCATGCGCGACCGGCACGACAACGTGGTGGTCGTCTGCTCGATCGAGAACATCGACGCGATGGGCGTGCACACCGGCGACTCGGTCACCGTCGCGCCCGCGATGACCCTGACCGACCGCGAGTACCAGCACATGCGCGACGTCGGCATCGACGTGCTGCGCGCGGTCGGTGTCGACACCGGCGGCTGCAACATCCAGTTCGCGATCAACCCGGCCGACGGCCGCATGGTCGTCATCGAGATGAACCCGCGCGTCTCCCGGTCGAGCGCGCTGGCGTCGAAGGCCACCGGCTTCCCGATTGCCAAGATCGCCGCGAAGCTCGCCATCGGCTACACGCTCGACGAGATCCGCAACGACATCACCGGCGAGACCCCGGCGGCCTTCGAGCCGACCCTGGACTACGTCGTGGTGAAGGTGCCGCGGTTCGCCTTCGAGAAGTTCCCCGGCGCGGACCCCACGCTGACCACGACGATGAAGAGCGTCGGCGAGGCGATGTCGTTCGGCCGCAGCTTCCCCGAGGCGCTCGGCAAGGCCCTGCGGTCCATCGACACCAAGGCCACCGGTTTCTGGACCCGCCCCGATCCCGAAGGCGCGACGCTGGAGTCCATTTTGGACGCCCTGCGCACGCCGCACGACGGCCGGATCTACGAGGTCGAGCGGGCGCTGCGGTTCGGCGGCACCGTCGAGCAGATCCACGAGGCTTCGGGCATCGACCCGTGGTTCATCGACCAGATCGCCCTCATCGGCGAGGTCGGTTCCGAGGTCCGTGACGCCCAGGTGCTCGACGAGCCGCTGCTGCGCCGCGCCAAGCGCACCGGCCTCTCCGACCGCCAGATCGCCGCGCTGCGGCCTGAACTGGCGGGTGAGGACGGCGTCCGCGCGCTGCGCCGCCGTCTCGGCGTGCGGCCGGTGTACAAGACCGTCGACACCTGCGCGGCCGAGTTCGCGGCCAAGACGCCGTACCACTACTCGGCCTACGAGACCGACCCCGCGGCGCAGTCGGAGATCACCGCGCAGACCGAGAAGCCGAAGGTCCTGATCCTCGGTTCCGGGCCGAACCGCATCGGGCAGGGCATCGAGTTCGACTACTCGTGCGTGCACGCCGCGATCGCCCTGCGCGAGGCCGGTTTCGAAGCGGTCATGGTCAACTGCAACCCCGAGACCGTCTCCACCGACTACGACACCTCGGACAGGCTCTACTTCGAGCCGCTCTCGTTCGAGGACGTCCTGGAAGTGGTCAACGCCGAGCAGGAGTCGGGCACCGTCGCCGGGGTCATCGTGCAGCTGGGCGGCCAGACGCCGCTTTCGCTCGCGAAGCGCCTCGCCGACGCCGGCGTGCCCGTGATCGGCACCTCCCCGGACGCGATCCACCTCGCCGAGGACCGCGGCGCGTTCGGCGAGGTCCTCACCGACGCCGGGCTGCCCGCGCCGAAGTACGGCACGGCGACCTCGTTCGAGGGCGCCAAGCGGATCGCCGACAAGATCGGCTACCCGGTCCTGGTGCGGCCGTCCTACGTACTGGGCGGACGCGGCATGGAGATCGTCTACGACGAGGAGTCGCTCGCCGGCTACATCCACCGCGCCACCGAGGTCACCCCCGAGCACCCGGTGCTGGTGGACCGCTTCCTCGACGACGCCATCGAGATCGACGTCGACGCGCTGTTCGACGGCGACGACCTCTTCCTCGGCGGCGTCATGGAGCACATCGAGGAGGCCGGGATCCACTCCGGCGACTCCTCCTGCGCGCTGCCGCCGATCACGCTGGGCCGGACCGACATCGAGACGGTGCGCCGGTCGACCGAGGCCATCGCGCGCGGCGTCGGCGTCCGCGGGCTCCTGAACGTCCAGTACGCGCTCAAGGACGACGTCCTGTACGTCCTGGAGGCCAACCCGCGCGCCTCGCGGACGGTGCCGTTCGTGTCGAAGGCGACCGCGGTGCCGCTGGCCAAGGCCGCGGCGCTGATCATGACCGGCTCGTCGATCAAGGACCTGCGCGAGTCCGGCGTCCTCCCGGCCGAGGGTGACGGGGGCCGCATGCCCGCCGATTCGCCGGTCGCGGTCAAGGAGGCGGTCCTGCCGTTCCACCGCTTCCGCACCCCCGAGGGCCACGGTGTCGACTCGCTGCTCGGCCCGGAGATGAAGTCGACCGGCGAGGTCATGGGCGTCGACGTCTCCTTCGGGAAGGCGTTCGCCAAGTCCCAGGCCGGGGCCTACGGTTCGCTGCCGACGTCGGGCAAGGTGTTCGTCTCCGTCGCCAACCGCGACAAGCGCTCGCTGGTGTTCCCGGTGAAGCGGCTGGCGGACCTCGGGTTCGAGATCCTCGCCACCTCGGGTACGGCGGAAGTGTTGCGGCGCAACGGGATCGCCTGCACCGTCGTGCGCAAGCACTACGAAGGTTCCGCCGAAGGCGAGCAGAACGTCGTGGATGTCATCCTCAGCGGCGAAGTGCAGATGGTGATCAACACTCCTTACGGGAACAGCGGTCCGCGCATCGACGGCTACGAAATCCGTACCGCCGCGGTGTCGCGCGACATCCCCTGCATCACCACGGTGCAGGGTGCCGCGGCGGCCGTGCACGGGATAGAGGCCGTCATCAAGGGCGACATCGGCGTCCGCTCGCTGCAGAGCCTTCAGGCGGCGCTGAAGGCCAAGGCATGA
- the pyrF gene encoding orotidine-5'-phosphate decarboxylase: MSERFGARLARAVAEKGPLCAGIDPHPGLLQAWGLPADAGGLEKFALTAAETIAPEVAVIKPQSAFFEAYGPPGVAVLAKTMKVCREAGALVLLDVKRGDIGSTMAAYTAAFLPSGAELEADAITVSPYLGFGSLAPALDVAQAQGKGLFVLARTSNPEAQGLQNALLPNGKTVAQDIVDTAAAYNAGAGPLGDIGVVVGATIAPGELDLSKLNGPVLAPGFGAQGATPADLRALFGPGLPGVLPASSRDVLKHGPDPEALRAAVRRTRDSLGSLENGQ, encoded by the coding sequence ATGAGCGAGCGGTTCGGGGCGAGGCTGGCGCGGGCGGTCGCGGAGAAGGGGCCGCTCTGCGCCGGGATCGACCCCCATCCCGGGTTGCTCCAGGCGTGGGGTCTTCCCGCGGACGCGGGCGGTTTGGAGAAGTTCGCCCTCACGGCCGCTGAGACGATCGCGCCCGAGGTCGCGGTGATCAAGCCCCAGTCGGCCTTTTTCGAGGCCTACGGGCCTCCTGGGGTCGCTGTTCTGGCCAAGACGATGAAGGTGTGCCGGGAAGCGGGCGCGCTCGTCCTGCTGGACGTCAAGCGCGGCGACATCGGCTCCACGATGGCGGCGTACACGGCGGCCTTCCTGCCGTCCGGGGCGGAACTCGAGGCCGACGCCATAACGGTGTCCCCATACCTCGGCTTCGGCTCGCTGGCCCCCGCGCTCGACGTTGCGCAGGCGCAAGGCAAGGGGCTGTTCGTCCTCGCGCGGACCTCCAACCCGGAGGCGCAGGGATTGCAGAACGCCTTGCTGCCCAACGGAAAGACCGTCGCGCAGGACATCGTCGACACGGCGGCCGCGTACAACGCCGGTGCCGGGCCGTTGGGTGACATCGGTGTCGTCGTCGGTGCCACCATCGCGCCGGGAGAGCTCGATCTGAGCAAGCTGAACGGTCCCGTGCTGGCACCCGGTTTCGGGGCTCAGGGGGCCACTCCGGCCGATTTGCGGGCACTTTTCGGCCCCGGACTGCCGGGTGTGCTCCCGGCGTCTTCCCGCGACGTGCTCAAGCACGGACCGGATCCCGAAGCGTTGCGTGCGGCCGTTCGGAGGACACGGGATTCCCTCGGTTCCCTGGAAAACGGCCAATAG
- the mihF gene encoding integration host factor, actinobacterial type, which yields MALPQLTEEQRAAALEKAAAARRIRAELKERLKRGGTTLVDVLKQAEENEVLGKMKVSALLEALPGVGKVRAQQTMERLEIAPSRRLRGLGDRQRKALLAEFSGE from the coding sequence GTGGCACTTCCCCAGCTGACAGAGGAACAGCGCGCTGCGGCGCTGGAGAAGGCCGCCGCCGCCCGCCGCATCCGTGCTGAGCTGAAGGAGCGGCTGAAGCGGGGCGGTACCACTCTGGTCGACGTGTTGAAGCAGGCCGAGGAGAACGAAGTCCTCGGCAAGATGAAGGTCTCGGCTCTGCTCGAGGCTCTTCCGGGCGTCGGCAAGGTCCGTGCCCAGCAGACCATGGAACGACTGGAGATCGCACCCAGCCGTCGTCTTCGCGGCCTCGGCGACCGGCAGCGCAAGGCGCTGCTGGCCGAATTCAGCGGCGAGTGA
- the rpoZ gene encoding DNA-directed RNA polymerase subunit omega: MTTQATLHEELEGITNPPIDDLLEKVSSKYALVIYSAKRARQINDYYAQLGEGLLEYVGPLVEPGPREKPLSIALREIHGGLLEHTEGE; the protein is encoded by the coding sequence GTGACGACTCAGGCCACGCTGCACGAAGAGCTCGAAGGCATCACCAACCCGCCCATCGACGACCTCCTCGAGAAGGTCAGCTCGAAGTACGCGCTGGTGATCTACTCGGCCAAGCGCGCTCGCCAGATCAACGACTACTACGCCCAGCTGGGCGAGGGCCTGCTGGAGTACGTCGGCCCGCTGGTCGAGCCGGGCCCGCGCGAGAAGCCGCTGTCCATCGCCCTGCGCGAGATCCACGGTGGCCTGCTCGAGCACACCGAGGGTGAGTAA
- the coaBC gene encoding bifunctional phosphopantothenoylcysteine decarboxylase/phosphopantothenate--cysteine ligase CoaBC codes for MSKPKVVLGVGGGIAAYKACEVLRGLTESGHDVRVVPTEAALNFVGAATFEALSGNPVHTGVFTEVPEVQHVRVGKEADLVIVVPATANLLAKAAHGIADDLLTNTLLTARCPVAFFPAMHTEMWEHPATRDNVALLRSRGLVVAEPAAGRLTGKDTGKGRLADPAEIVDLARLLLAVPDALPRDLEGVRVAISAGGTREPLDPVRYLGNRSSGKQGYALARVAAQRGAEVTLVTAHTIALPDPAGAKVVHVSTAEELRQAMHAEATSADVVVMAAAVADFRPSNRAEHKIKKSDDSPDPVVELARNADILAELVRNRIDGQLVVGFAAETGDDKGGVLDHARVKLKRKGADLLVVNAVGEGKAFGTEDNSGWLLGADGTEIPIPLGAKAELASTLWDAVVTLMKR; via the coding sequence GTGAGTAAACCCAAGGTCGTCCTGGGCGTAGGCGGCGGGATCGCCGCTTACAAGGCCTGTGAGGTCCTGCGCGGACTGACCGAATCCGGTCACGACGTCCGCGTGGTCCCCACCGAAGCCGCGCTGAACTTCGTCGGCGCGGCCACCTTCGAGGCACTGTCCGGGAACCCGGTGCACACCGGCGTCTTCACCGAAGTGCCCGAGGTCCAGCACGTCCGCGTCGGCAAGGAAGCCGATCTGGTGATCGTCGTGCCCGCCACGGCGAACCTGCTCGCCAAGGCCGCGCACGGCATCGCGGACGACCTGCTGACGAACACCCTGCTCACCGCCCGGTGCCCGGTCGCCTTCTTCCCGGCGATGCACACCGAGATGTGGGAGCACCCGGCCACCCGCGACAACGTGGCGCTGCTGCGCTCGCGCGGCCTGGTCGTCGCCGAACCCGCCGCGGGCAGGCTGACCGGCAAGGACACCGGCAAGGGACGGCTCGCCGACCCGGCCGAGATCGTCGACCTGGCCCGGCTCCTGCTCGCCGTGCCGGACGCCCTCCCGCGCGACCTCGAAGGCGTGCGCGTGGCGATTTCCGCGGGCGGCACCCGCGAGCCGCTCGACCCGGTCCGCTATCTGGGCAACCGTTCGTCGGGCAAACAGGGCTACGCGCTGGCCCGCGTCGCCGCCCAGCGCGGCGCCGAGGTCACCCTGGTCACCGCGCACACCATCGCGCTGCCGGATCCGGCGGGCGCGAAGGTCGTCCACGTGTCCACCGCCGAGGAACTGCGCCAGGCGATGCACGCCGAGGCCACGTCCGCCGACGTCGTCGTGATGGCCGCCGCCGTCGCCGATTTCCGGCCGTCGAACCGGGCCGAACACAAGATCAAGAAGTCCGACGATTCGCCGGACCCGGTCGTCGAACTGGCCCGGAACGCGGACATCCTGGCCGAACTGGTGCGCAACCGGATCGACGGCCAGCTGGTCGTGGGATTCGCCGCGGAAACCGGCGACGACAAGGGCGGCGTCCTCGACCACGCCCGGGTCAAGCTGAAGCGCAAGGGCGCGGACCTGCTGGTGGTGAACGCCGTCGGCGAGGGAAAGGCGTTCGGGACCGAGGACAACTCGGGCTGGCTGCTCGGGGCGGACGGGACCGAGATCCCGATCCCGCTCGGCGCCAAGGCCGAGCTGGCGTCCACATTGTGGGACGCTGTTGTGACCTTGATGAAGCGTTGA
- the metK gene encoding methionine adenosyltransferase yields MTASTSRLFTSESVTEGHPDKICDAISDSILDGLLAKDPRSRVAVETLITTGQVHVAGEVTTEAYADIPTIVRDVILKIGYDSSAKGFDGNSCGVNVAIGSQSPDIAQGVDTAYESRVESDEDEINRQGAGDQGLMFGYACSDTPELMPLPIALAHRLSQRLTRVRKDGVLPYLRPDGKTQVTIEYAGDQPVRLDTVVVSTQHADGIDLEQMLGVDVREHVVAPELAELGLDTSNVRLLVNPTGRFVIGGPMGDAGLTGRKIIVDTYGGMARHGGGAFSGKDPSKVDRSAAYAMRWVAKNVIAAGLATRAEVQVAYAIGKAAPVGLFVETFGTETVDPSKIQSAITQVFDLRPAAIIRDLDLLRPIYAPTAAYGHFGRPELGLPWESTARAADLKSAAGA; encoded by the coding sequence GTGACCGCGTCCACGAGCAGACTGTTCACATCGGAATCGGTGACTGAGGGTCATCCCGACAAAATCTGTGATGCCATCAGCGATTCGATCTTGGACGGCTTGCTGGCCAAGGACCCGCGCAGCCGGGTCGCGGTCGAAACGCTCATCACCACCGGACAGGTGCACGTCGCCGGTGAGGTGACCACCGAGGCCTACGCGGACATCCCGACCATCGTCCGCGACGTGATCCTGAAGATCGGCTACGACTCTTCGGCCAAGGGCTTCGACGGCAACTCGTGTGGCGTCAACGTCGCGATCGGCTCGCAGTCGCCCGACATCGCGCAGGGTGTCGACACCGCGTACGAGTCCCGCGTCGAGTCCGACGAGGACGAGATCAACCGCCAGGGTGCCGGCGACCAGGGCCTGATGTTCGGCTACGCCTGCTCGGACACCCCCGAGCTGATGCCGCTGCCGATCGCGCTGGCGCACCGGCTCTCGCAGCGGCTGACCCGGGTCCGCAAGGACGGCGTGCTGCCGTACCTGCGCCCGGACGGCAAGACCCAGGTCACCATCGAGTACGCCGGCGACCAGCCGGTGCGGCTCGACACGGTGGTCGTGTCCACCCAGCACGCGGACGGCATCGACCTGGAGCAGATGCTCGGCGTCGACGTCCGCGAGCACGTGGTCGCCCCGGAGCTCGCCGAACTCGGTCTCGACACCTCCAACGTGCGGCTGCTGGTCAACCCGACCGGCCGCTTCGTCATCGGCGGCCCGATGGGTGACGCGGGCCTGACCGGCCGCAAGATCATCGTCGACACCTACGGCGGCATGGCCCGTCACGGTGGCGGCGCGTTCTCGGGCAAGGACCCGTCCAAGGTCGACCGCTCGGCCGCGTACGCGATGCGCTGGGTGGCGAAGAACGTCATCGCCGCCGGTCTCGCCACGCGCGCCGAGGTCCAGGTCGCGTACGCGATCGGCAAGGCGGCCCCGGTGGGTCTCTTCGTCGAGACGTTCGGCACCGAGACGGTCGACCCGTCGAAGATCCAGAGCGCCATCACGCAGGTCTTCGACCTGCGCCCGGCCGCGATCATCCGCGACCTCGACCTGCTTCGCCCGATCTACGCGCCGACGGCCGCGTACGGCCACTTCGGCCGTCCCGAGCTGGGCCTCCCGTGGGAGAGCACGGCGCGGGCCGCGGACCTGAAGTCGGCCGCGGGCGCCTGA